From a single Bacillus pumilus genomic region:
- a CDS encoding non-ribosomal peptide synthetase/type I polyketide synthase: MALQPQKLDKQNIENMLGITTIQEGLLFHHLMEPNGTAYFEQLMIEIDGPIDRDIFEQSWTNVTKQHEMLRTLFRWQELARPVQIVLKQHQPDIRYRDFTQAKEPLHVLKEEVKAQNREERFDLQEVPFRLTLCEVNDEVSWVLISFHHILLDGWSLGIVLSDWMSAYERLSNGDKPLLEQRPTYQSFVKWQQKNLQQTEAQAAYWKNVFNGWSYAELLPKSSGAYEDSEAFHQYEHQVDTSIAESLSKFTNQYDVTLASVMYTLWGVLLSKYANQDDIVFGTTVSGRNADVPHIEKMTGLFINTLPLRVSFEQERPILEQMQEVSREIAVRNEYEHTPLSDLKKYAGMTAEQSLFDSIVVIENYPLDQMLTKNDQPIRIRGFEMTEQTEFDLTLSVQAFDDQLHFSLVYNPVSFSAEQIEKWCQHFLHLLSDACAHPHKTAAQLQLLSEEEKEKQLAIFRQYGGATSSNEPTVIDLFEAQVERTPAAAAVEFGDTTVTYEQLNKRVNQLAHYLQNKGVKQEQRVGILAEHSIEMVIACLAILKAGGAYVPIDPEYPQERIEYLLEDSGVEWLLTHPIKGLTYAYHGEKIDITQPDLYTGPSDNLAEAITSDQTAYCIYTSGTTGRPKGVLIHHLGLANYIEWAKQVYVRGETRHFALYTSLSFDLTVTSIFTPLISGNTIMIYHHENRQLLVEDIIKDNRVHVMKLTPSHLQFIKHLSFPDSQMKCFILGGEQLETSLAKSIQQSFPQPIEIVNEYGPTETVVGCMIHRYDQDLDQDVYVPIGKPAQHTDILLFDKHMNLMPEGAVGELYIGGKGVAKGYLNRPELTEERFVDHPFQPGEKIYKTGDAARILPNGLIQFLGRNDDQVKLRGYRIETGEIEFWLNEQPGIKAAAIVVKPDASGTPCLAAYVVTTAILDQAAIKQALADQLPDYMIPTHFVQLDDMPLTANGKLDKRALPALKQAQQTKKQAGSTNLSDTEKVIQDIWKKVLGLDEVSVHDKFFDIGGHSLNLIHVNQQLAKQLNQSIPMVEMFRRPTIRELAAYLSGDSEQVAADAQPVKQKTRKANEPIAIIGMAGKFPGAKNVEAFWRNLKNGEESISFFSDEELLEAGIDRQTFERSDYVRAKGVIDGPDLFDASFFGYSPGQAEMMDPQIRLLHEYAYKALEDAGYVQEDYTGKVGLFTGSTSNFQWIQRFAASLDSSMSELFEVGSLNDTYTVSTRIAHKLNLKGPALTLQTACSTSLVALHLACQSIANGDSDVALAGGVSILHPVKSGYVYQQNMVKSSDGHCRAFDDQADGTVGGDGVGLVALKALSEAIEDGDHIYAVIKGSAINNDGDQKVGFNAPSVEGQTRVIQDALHQADVSPDTIEYVETHGTGTSLGDPIEIEALTKAFDTQKKQFCRIGSVKTNIGHLDAAAGAAGLIKAVLSLQHHTFVPSLHFKKANENIAFEHSPFFVNTELTDWNQPASHLRRAGVSSFGMGGTNAHVILEEAPQRDRQQMPRSAELLVLSAKSKTSLERMKAKLASQIDNTPSINLADAAYTLQTGRQSFGFRQTFVAASREDALRVLTEKQGKGIGKLMHSHVEKQKIIFMFSGQGNQYLNMGLDLYREEPYFKKQMDACFQAYEEATGRSLARILYPLAAETEKAREQLASTQYAQPAIFAIEYALSMLFIEWGVRPDAMIGYSFGELTAAAISGLFSLKDAMSMVAYRANAMQSSPSGVMMSVPLPEAELKPMLPKDISLAVVNDSSCIVSGLEEAISEFEQELKSNRLMCMRLGGTIAAHSHVMKEAAEQFGEKLTHMKAESLRIPFISNLSGDWMTDTRAKDMSYWKRHMTDTVRFAEGITNILQEDNIQLIEIGPGQDLSVMVNRSLNGLNQHVCHVLRHAKQDVTDTEFLLGQIGRLWTNGLSIDWDRFHLNRQPRKMPLPTYVFDQTSYWYDAADRVKQDKPKQSGRKQQMAEWFYTPHWEADLLPCVPLEDTSDGALLLFADPSAFGEKVTAELLTKRNESVMVRKGNEFTKHDEKSYTIRSHEPSDYERLISNLADDEINVSKVCHLWGLAERQPSQTEEEWVKQTQQEAYYSLLYIGQALKKYVLDQKVSITVLSSLTYAVGGEPVLYPEKAIHLGPAMVISQETPNLRYRIIDIDRPVENGVQEKRLLKQISDELDRAYGPLLTVYRRNKRYVKKYAKGSVPETGHAHLAKKDGVYILIGGLGFIGLNIAQTLAELTQGTLILTSRSGLPDRSKWQEWLSTHDDQDLTKIKIQRVMALEETGADVLIQKVDVRHKEDIQQLINTVDASYGQINGVIYAAGVTGDQSLQVMEQTDVTFSEPHFEAKMNGVLHLDDALGDRSLDFCFVLSSLSPILGGLGFTAYTAVNHFIDAYVYERNLRSETQWSVISFDGWEFEQGKQLDLPIGDDVTETLITEKEGRMIFERLLSLDQVEQMVISTTSLHDRIHRYVDRLSLEEESGVEHEQDGNLYSRPALSTNYAAPETELEKALSQHWQAFFKIDEIGIDDHFFEMGGDSLKAITFIGIIHRAFSVELTLPQFFQIPTIRLMAAYIDQADTAAYHAIEKAEVKEHYPLSSAQKRLYLMQQMDVNSTGYNEFKAGRIKGKLDISRLEWAFQQLIKRHESLRTAFVLENGVPYQKIEEEVPFAVTLFDLTNGSTQGSEEEQKQVIEQFLTAFTLSEAPLMRVGVMKLAEEEFVLMLDMHHIISDGLSQDILVNDFMQLYDGRTLEPLALQYKDFSEWQNDLLASEVLKESSDYWKDRLEGAPLLDLPTDFDRPEVRQFRGGHYTFRIEEAELNAFKQVILKEDATLFMGLLSVYQILLYKLSGQSDITVGVPVAGRKQEELQQVIGIFVNMLPLRLYPKAELTYQQFLEDVKAHVIDDFGHQDYQYEQMVQDLQLSRSVSRNLLFDAVFALQNMNQPELKVGGLTFSDYPYETGTSRFDLLWIAYEQEDGLSSTIEYNTELFTEETIERIAGLLKDIMRAVSVDAVRIEEIELTSSFQQLDDVSLFELDDLKI; the protein is encoded by the coding sequence ATGGCTTTACAGCCGCAGAAGCTGGATAAACAGAACATTGAAAATATGTTAGGTATCACTACGATCCAAGAAGGACTGCTGTTTCATCATTTAATGGAACCGAACGGAACAGCTTATTTTGAACAACTGATGATCGAAATAGACGGACCAATAGATCGAGACATTTTTGAACAATCATGGACGAATGTCACCAAACAGCATGAAATGCTTAGAACATTGTTCAGATGGCAGGAACTCGCAAGACCAGTACAAATTGTGCTGAAGCAGCATCAGCCAGACATTCGTTATCGTGATTTCACGCAAGCGAAGGAGCCTCTTCATGTGCTGAAAGAAGAGGTAAAGGCACAGAACCGAGAAGAACGCTTTGATCTGCAGGAAGTCCCATTCCGCCTGACGTTATGTGAAGTGAATGATGAAGTCAGCTGGGTTCTCATTAGCTTTCATCACATTTTATTGGACGGCTGGAGCCTTGGGATTGTATTAAGCGATTGGATGAGTGCATATGAGCGCTTATCGAATGGGGACAAACCTCTTCTGGAACAAAGACCAACCTACCAATCCTTTGTCAAATGGCAGCAGAAAAACCTTCAACAGACTGAAGCACAAGCCGCCTATTGGAAAAATGTTTTCAACGGCTGGAGTTATGCAGAACTGCTTCCGAAGTCAAGCGGCGCATATGAAGATTCAGAAGCGTTCCATCAATATGAACATCAAGTGGATACTTCCATTGCCGAGAGCCTGAGCAAATTCACGAATCAATATGACGTGACGCTGGCATCTGTGATGTATACGCTGTGGGGAGTTTTGCTATCTAAGTATGCCAACCAAGATGATATTGTCTTTGGGACAACAGTATCGGGGAGAAATGCAGATGTCCCTCATATTGAAAAGATGACTGGGCTGTTCATTAACACATTACCGCTGCGGGTCTCATTCGAACAGGAACGGCCAATTCTTGAACAGATGCAGGAAGTGAGCCGTGAGATCGCTGTAAGAAATGAATATGAACATACTCCGCTATCTGACTTAAAGAAATATGCAGGAATGACTGCAGAGCAATCCTTATTTGATTCAATCGTCGTCATTGAAAACTATCCATTAGATCAAATGCTCACGAAAAACGATCAGCCAATTCGTATTCGTGGATTTGAGATGACTGAGCAGACAGAATTCGATCTCACGCTTAGTGTCCAGGCATTTGATGATCAGCTGCACTTTTCATTGGTGTATAACCCCGTCAGCTTTTCAGCTGAGCAAATCGAAAAGTGGTGTCAGCATTTTCTTCATCTCCTGTCTGATGCCTGTGCTCATCCGCACAAAACTGCTGCTCAACTACAGCTGCTATCAGAAGAAGAGAAAGAAAAGCAGTTGGCAATTTTTCGGCAATATGGCGGAGCAACATCTAGCAATGAGCCAACGGTGATTGACCTATTTGAAGCACAAGTAGAGCGAACTCCAGCGGCAGCTGCAGTTGAGTTTGGCGATACGACGGTTACATATGAACAACTCAATAAGAGAGTGAACCAGCTCGCACATTATTTACAAAACAAAGGGGTCAAACAGGAGCAGCGTGTCGGCATTTTAGCAGAGCATTCCATTGAAATGGTGATAGCATGCTTAGCGATCTTAAAAGCTGGTGGTGCATACGTGCCGATTGATCCTGAATATCCGCAGGAACGAATAGAATATCTATTAGAAGACAGCGGAGTAGAATGGCTCTTAACTCACCCAATAAAAGGGCTCACCTACGCCTATCATGGAGAAAAAATCGATATCACGCAGCCGGATCTATACACCGGACCATCAGACAACTTGGCAGAAGCCATCACCTCAGACCAAACAGCCTACTGCATTTATACATCAGGAACGACCGGAAGACCAAAAGGTGTACTCATTCATCATCTTGGCTTAGCCAACTATATTGAATGGGCGAAGCAAGTATATGTTCGAGGAGAAACAAGGCATTTTGCTTTGTACACTTCACTGTCCTTTGACCTGACGGTTACTTCTATTTTCACACCGCTCATTTCAGGAAATACCATCATGATTTATCACCATGAAAACCGGCAGCTGCTTGTCGAAGACATCATAAAAGACAACCGTGTACATGTGATGAAACTGACACCATCCCATTTACAGTTTATTAAGCATTTGTCTTTCCCAGACAGCCAAATGAAATGTTTCATTTTAGGCGGAGAGCAGCTGGAAACATCTTTAGCGAAATCCATTCAGCAGTCCTTCCCGCAGCCAATTGAAATTGTGAATGAATATGGACCAACTGAAACGGTCGTTGGCTGCATGATTCATCGATATGATCAGGATCTTGATCAAGACGTGTATGTACCGATTGGAAAGCCTGCACAGCATACAGATATTCTTCTGTTTGACAAACATATGAATCTCATGCCGGAAGGAGCCGTCGGTGAATTATATATTGGCGGAAAAGGTGTCGCAAAAGGCTATTTGAATCGCCCAGAACTAACCGAAGAAAGATTTGTCGATCACCCTTTCCAGCCAGGAGAAAAAATTTATAAAACAGGTGATGCAGCGCGCATCCTCCCTAATGGGCTCATTCAATTTTTAGGTCGAAATGATGATCAAGTGAAGCTGAGAGGCTACCGGATTGAAACTGGTGAAATTGAATTTTGGCTGAATGAACAGCCAGGAATAAAAGCAGCAGCAATTGTTGTAAAGCCAGATGCTTCTGGTACACCATGTTTGGCCGCATATGTTGTCACGACAGCCATACTTGATCAAGCGGCAATAAAACAAGCGTTGGCTGATCAACTGCCGGATTATATGATTCCAACTCATTTTGTTCAATTGGACGATATGCCACTGACTGCAAATGGCAAACTAGATAAACGAGCTTTACCTGCTTTGAAACAGGCGCAGCAAACGAAAAAACAGGCGGGATCTACCAATCTTTCTGATACGGAGAAAGTTATTCAAGACATTTGGAAAAAAGTCCTCGGATTAGATGAGGTAAGTGTCCATGACAAATTCTTTGACATTGGCGGGCATTCACTCAATTTGATCCACGTCAATCAACAGCTCGCTAAGCAATTGAATCAAAGCATTCCAATGGTCGAAATGTTCCGCCGCCCAACGATTAGAGAGCTTGCCGCATATTTAAGCGGCGATTCAGAGCAAGTAGCGGCAGACGCGCAGCCTGTAAAACAAAAGACAAGAAAAGCCAATGAGCCGATTGCCATTATTGGAATGGCTGGTAAATTCCCAGGTGCGAAAAATGTTGAGGCATTTTGGCGAAATTTGAAGAACGGAGAAGAATCAATTTCCTTCTTTTCCGATGAAGAACTGCTCGAAGCCGGTATTGACCGTCAAACTTTCGAACGTTCCGATTATGTGAGGGCAAAAGGTGTCATTGATGGACCTGATTTATTTGATGCATCCTTCTTCGGCTATTCGCCAGGTCAGGCAGAAATGATGGATCCTCAAATACGTCTTCTGCATGAGTACGCCTATAAGGCGTTGGAAGATGCGGGGTATGTGCAAGAAGATTATACGGGTAAGGTCGGGTTGTTTACTGGGTCCACATCGAATTTCCAATGGATTCAGCGTTTTGCCGCTTCCCTTGATAGCAGTATGTCAGAGCTGTTTGAAGTGGGTTCACTCAATGATACCTACACTGTAAGTACAAGAATTGCCCATAAATTGAATTTGAAAGGACCGGCGCTTACGCTGCAAACCGCTTGTTCAACTTCTTTGGTCGCCTTGCATTTAGCCTGTCAATCCATTGCGAATGGTGATTCAGATGTAGCTCTTGCGGGAGGTGTGTCGATCCTGCACCCAGTGAAATCAGGCTACGTTTATCAACAGAACATGGTGAAATCAAGTGATGGCCACTGCCGCGCCTTTGACGATCAAGCGGATGGAACTGTTGGCGGAGATGGTGTTGGTCTTGTTGCTTTAAAAGCACTTAGTGAAGCCATAGAAGATGGCGACCATATTTATGCAGTCATTAAAGGATCTGCCATCAACAATGATGGTGATCAAAAGGTTGGTTTCAATGCTCCGAGCGTCGAAGGACAGACACGTGTCATTCAGGATGCACTGCATCAAGCAGATGTTTCACCAGATACGATTGAATATGTGGAAACACATGGAACAGGCACATCACTTGGTGACCCGATTGAAATAGAGGCGCTCACAAAGGCTTTCGACACACAGAAAAAACAATTTTGCCGCATTGGGTCTGTGAAAACCAATATTGGACATTTGGATGCAGCGGCAGGAGCAGCTGGCTTGATCAAAGCTGTGCTTTCGCTTCAGCATCACACATTTGTACCTAGTCTTCACTTCAAAAAAGCCAATGAAAACATTGCATTTGAACATAGTCCTTTCTTTGTTAATACTGAGCTGACCGACTGGAATCAGCCAGCTTCCCATTTGCGGCGGGCTGGGGTGAGCTCATTTGGAATGGGTGGAACGAATGCACATGTCATATTAGAAGAAGCGCCACAAAGAGACCGTCAGCAAATGCCTCGTTCTGCTGAGCTGCTTGTTCTTTCAGCAAAGAGCAAAACGAGCTTGGAACGAATGAAAGCCAAACTCGCAAGCCAAATAGACAACACGCCTTCTATCAATTTGGCAGACGCAGCTTATACGCTGCAAACAGGAAGACAATCCTTTGGTTTCCGTCAGACATTTGTTGCGGCAAGCAGAGAAGATGCTTTGCGCGTATTAACAGAAAAGCAAGGAAAGGGCATTGGAAAGCTCATGCATTCGCATGTGGAGAAACAAAAGATTATTTTTATGTTTTCTGGACAAGGCAATCAATATCTCAATATGGGATTAGATTTGTACCGGGAAGAGCCTTACTTTAAGAAGCAAATGGATGCTTGTTTTCAAGCATATGAAGAAGCAACGGGGCGAAGTCTTGCACGTATTCTGTACCCATTAGCGGCTGAAACAGAAAAGGCGCGTGAACAATTGGCAAGTACTCAATATGCACAGCCAGCCATTTTTGCCATTGAATATGCCTTATCCATGCTTTTCATTGAATGGGGCGTTCGTCCTGATGCAATGATCGGCTATAGCTTTGGCGAATTAACGGCAGCCGCCATATCAGGGCTATTCAGCTTAAAGGACGCAATGTCCATGGTCGCCTATCGTGCGAATGCGATGCAGTCGTCACCATCTGGCGTCATGATGAGTGTTCCATTACCTGAGGCAGAGCTTAAACCGATGCTTCCAAAAGATATTTCTCTCGCGGTTGTCAATGATTCATCATGTATTGTGTCAGGTCTAGAAGAGGCGATCAGTGAATTTGAACAAGAGCTGAAAAGCAACAGATTGATGTGTATGCGATTAGGTGGAACCATTGCCGCCCACTCACATGTCATGAAGGAGGCAGCGGAGCAATTCGGAGAAAAATTAACACATATGAAAGCCGAGTCTCTTCGCATTCCATTCATTTCGAATTTGTCAGGAGATTGGATGACAGATACGAGAGCGAAGGATATGTCTTATTGGAAAAGGCATATGACTGATACAGTTCGTTTTGCTGAAGGGATCACAAATATTTTACAAGAGGACAATATTCAATTAATTGAGATTGGACCAGGACAAGATTTAAGCGTGATGGTCAATCGGTCGCTGAACGGCCTGAACCAGCATGTATGTCATGTGTTAAGGCATGCAAAACAAGATGTGACGGATACTGAATTTTTACTTGGGCAAATAGGACGTCTGTGGACAAACGGATTATCTATTGATTGGGATAGGTTCCATCTAAACCGTCAGCCGCGGAAAATGCCGCTGCCAACGTATGTGTTTGATCAAACCTCCTATTGGTATGATGCAGCAGATCGTGTGAAACAAGACAAACCAAAGCAATCTGGACGAAAGCAGCAAATGGCTGAATGGTTCTATACCCCTCATTGGGAAGCGGATCTTTTACCTTGCGTGCCATTAGAAGATACGTCTGACGGAGCCTTGCTTTTGTTTGCAGATCCATCTGCTTTTGGAGAGAAGGTTACGGCTGAGCTCCTGACGAAACGGAACGAGTCCGTCATGGTTCGTAAAGGAAATGAATTTACAAAGCATGACGAAAAAAGCTATACCATTCGGTCACATGAGCCATCTGATTATGAAAGGCTCATATCAAATCTGGCAGATGACGAAATCAACGTGTCAAAAGTTTGCCATCTATGGGGGCTTGCAGAAAGACAGCCGTCTCAAACGGAAGAAGAATGGGTGAAGCAAACGCAGCAAGAAGCTTATTACTCCTTGCTTTATATCGGCCAGGCACTGAAAAAATATGTGTTGGACCAAAAGGTATCGATTACAGTTCTTTCCTCATTGACGTATGCCGTTGGCGGTGAGCCTGTACTTTATCCTGAAAAAGCGATCCATCTAGGACCTGCCATGGTGATATCACAAGAAACCCCGAACTTACGTTACCGCATTATTGATATTGATCGTCCAGTGGAAAATGGGGTTCAAGAAAAGAGATTGCTAAAGCAAATAAGCGATGAGCTAGATCGAGCGTATGGACCGCTTCTCACGGTCTATCGACGAAATAAACGATATGTGAAAAAGTATGCGAAAGGTTCAGTTCCCGAAACGGGACATGCTCATTTGGCTAAAAAAGATGGTGTGTACATTTTAATTGGCGGACTTGGGTTTATTGGATTGAATATCGCCCAGACTTTGGCCGAGCTAACGCAGGGAACATTGATCTTAACGAGCAGATCTGGGCTCCCTGATAGAAGCAAGTGGCAAGAATGGCTGTCTACGCATGATGATCAGGATCTAACAAAGATAAAAATACAAAGGGTCATGGCACTGGAAGAGACAGGCGCAGACGTTCTTATTCAGAAAGTAGACGTTCGTCACAAGGAAGATATCCAGCAATTGATCAACACAGTGGATGCGTCATATGGACAGATCAATGGCGTGATCTATGCAGCTGGAGTGACAGGCGACCAATCCTTGCAGGTGATGGAGCAAACAGATGTCACTTTTTCGGAGCCGCATTTTGAAGCGAAGATGAATGGTGTACTTCATCTTGATGATGCCTTAGGTGATCGATCCCTTGATTTCTGTTTTGTCCTGTCATCTTTGTCACCGATCTTGGGCGGACTCGGTTTTACAGCCTATACAGCTGTGAATCATTTCATCGATGCGTACGTGTATGAACGCAATCTACGTTCAGAAACACAGTGGTCTGTCATTAGCTTTGACGGCTGGGAATTTGAGCAAGGGAAGCAGCTTGATCTTCCAATCGGAGATGATGTTACCGAAACGTTAATTACAGAAAAAGAAGGAAGAATGATCTTTGAACGATTGCTTTCACTGGATCAAGTGGAACAAATGGTTATTTCAACAACATCTTTACATGATCGTATTCACCGATATGTAGACCGTTTATCCCTTGAGGAAGAGAGCGGCGTGGAGCATGAACAAGATGGCAATTTGTATTCTCGTCCAGCGCTTTCCACGAATTATGCGGCTCCAGAAACGGAGCTGGAGAAGGCATTAAGTCAACATTGGCAAGCTTTCTTTAAGATTGATGAAATTGGCATAGATGATCATTTCTTTGAAATGGGCGGAGATTCTCTAAAGGCGATTACCTTCATTGGTATCATTCATCGTGCATTTAGTGTAGAGCTGACGCTGCCACAATTTTTCCAAATACCTACGATACGATTAATGGCAGCATATATCGATCAAGCAGATACTGCTGCTTATCATGCGATTGAAAAAGCCGAAGTGAAGGAGCATTATCCTTTGTCGTCTGCGCAAAAACGGTTGTATCTCATGCAGCAAATGGATGTAAACAGCACAGGATACAACGAGTTTAAAGCGGGGCGAATCAAAGGAAAACTCGATATTAGCAGGTTGGAATGGGCATTTCAGCAGCTTATTAAGAGACACGAAAGTTTGCGGACTGCGTTTGTACTAGAGAATGGTGTTCCTTATCAAAAGATTGAAGAAGAGGTACCATTTGCAGTCACATTATTTGACCTCACTAACGGATCAACACAAGGATCTGAGGAAGAGCAAAAACAAGTGATTGAACAATTTTTGACTGCCTTTACGTTAAGTGAGGCTCCATTGATGAGAGTCGGTGTGATGAAGCTGGCAGAAGAGGAATTCGTGCTCATGCTGGACATGCACCACATTATTTCAGACGGTCTTTCTCAAGATATTTTGGTCAATGACTTTATGCAGTTATATGACGGCAGGACGCTTGAACCTCTCGCTCTGCAATATAAAGATTTTTCAGAATGGCAAAATGACCTGCTGGCATCAGAAGTACTGAAAGAATCGAGTGATTACTGGAAAGATCGGTTAGAGGGTGCCCCCCTCCTTGATCTGCCAACAGATTTCGATCGGCCAGAGGTGAGACAATTCCGCGGCGGGCATTATACGTTCCGTATAGAAGAAGCAGAGCTAAACGCATTTAAACAGGTGATTTTAAAGGAAGACGCTACACTGTTTATGGGCTTGTTAAGTGTATATCAGATTTTGCTTTACAAATTAAGCGGACAATCAGATATCACGGTCGGGGTTCCGGTAGCAGGGAGAAAACAAGAGGAGCTGCAGCAAGTGATCGGTATTTTTGTCAATATGCTGCCACTTCGTTTGTATCCTAAAGCAGAGCTGACGTACCAGCAATTCCTAGAGGATGTGAAAGCACACGTCATCGATGATTTCGGACATCAAGATTATCAATATGAACAAATGGTTCAAGACCTTCAGTTAAGCCGGAGTGTCAGCCGGAATCTATTGTTTGATGCTGTGTTCGCCTTGCAAAATATGAATCAGCCAGAACTGAAGGTAGGCGGTTTAACCTTTAGTGATTATCCGTATGAGACAGGAACGTCACGCTTTGATTTACTCTGGATTGCGTATGAGCAGGAAGACGGTCTTTCTTCAACGATCGAATATAATACTGAGCTTTTCACAGAGGAAACCATAGAGCGGATTGCGGGCTTGCTGAAAGACATCATGCGGGCTGTTTCAGTAGATGCTGTAAGAATAGAGGAGATCGAACTGACTTCTTCGTTCCAGCAATTAGATGACGTATCTCTTTTCGAATTAGATGACTTGAAAATATAA